The DNA region ACGCGGATGTGCAAAACTTTAATAGTCTGAGCGGGGTAAACCTGCAGTATCGCTACGAATTTAACTCACCGTTAAGTATTGTTGGCTCTTTCACCTATATGCAGGGTGATGGTTCCAACCAGTATTATGTGGTAAACGACTTTGTTCAAAACGATGCGGATGTGAAATATTATTCAGTACTTGCAGGTCCTGCATACCGTATTAATAATTACCTCTCTCTGTACGCTCTGGCAGGTGTTTCTTATGTTAAGGCCACCGGGTCAACAACCTGGATTAACTCTACGCTCGATTATACAGGTCATGACAGCATTTCTTTAAACTCGACCTCTTTTGCCTATGGTGCAGGTCTGATGGTTAATCCTGTTGAAAATATTTCAGTGACGATCGGCTATGAAGGAACGAACGCCGATCTGGATGGCAACTACGCCATCAATGGATTTAATTTGGGTATTGGCTATCGCTTCTAATACTATATGAGAGTTATCTACTAAGAAGATAACTCTCTTTTAATTGAGTTATTCCTCCTCGTTCCCACCCTCTTCATACGCGCCAAAAGGCTTCGCCGGAAGAACAATGTAGGTGCCTTCAAACACCGCGCCCGGGGTTTCATCGCCAAACAGCTCAACCTGCATCTGCACGCGCGCTTTGCGGCCACGCGCCAGACGATCAAGGTCGCCGCCCAGTGCGCCAAGGTCAGCCACCGCGCTCGGTTTGCCGCTGATCGGCGCGCTGTAACGAATATGGGCATCGGCCAGAATGATGGTGCCGCCAAGGTGGCGCTCGCGCAGCATCAGCCAGATCAGCCCCCAGCCGGTGAGCGTGGCCAGAGAAAACAGGCTGCCCGCAAACAGGGTGTGGTGAGGGTTCTGATTGCCGGTTTCCGGCATGGTGGTAATGAATTTTTGCCCGGTGTACTGCTGGATGCGCACGCCCATTTTTTCGCTGAGCGGAATGTGCTGATACCAGGCCTGCTGGAGCTGCCCGCACCAGTCTGCGCGATGAAGAATGTCGTCCAGCGTGGCGATGGGTTTGATCATTAAAAAGTGACGAATCGGCGTGGTTTGCGGGGCGGTGATTTCCCCCTGATTCACAAAACCGAGCTTGGCAAAGAACTCCACGGCATCTTCGCGGGCGCTACAGGTGACGCGCTTAACGCCTTCCTGACGGGCCACGGACTCCAGGGTCATCGCCATGAGCGTCCCCAGCCCTTTGTCCTGTACGGAAGGGTGAACCGCCATAAAGCGAATTGACGCTTCGTTATCGGCGTTGATATACAAACGCCCGACGGCGACGAGGTTGCCCTCTTCGTCCATCACCATCTGGTGATGGGCCATCGCGTCCCAGGCGTCGCGCTCAGAGCCTTTCGGCTGATGTAATGGCTTGCGCAGCATTTCCCAGCGAAACTGGTAATAGGCTTCTAACTCTTCTTCCGTTTGCGGTACTCGAAGGTGATACATAGCTGTACTCTCTCTTGTTACCCGCGGCCATGCCGTAAGTATGCTCATACCTGGAGCCAGAATGTGACGGGGCCATCGTTCACCAGCGATACCTGCATATCTGCAGCGAATCGTCCGGTTTGCGTATTCATTTCCTGCTGGCGACAACGCTCAACAAAGTACTCGTAAAGTGCTTCTGCACGATCCGGCGCGGCGCCCTTAGAGAAACCCGGGCGCATTCCGCGCTCCGTATCCGCTGCCAGCGTAAACTGGGACACCACCAGCACGCTGCCGCCCGCCTGCTGGACGTTCAGGTTCATCTTGCCTTCCGCATCGCTGAAAATGCGGTAGCCCAGCACGCGCTCGCACAGGCGGTTGGCTTTTTGTTCGTCATCATCCTTTTCGACACCTAACAACACCAAAAGTCCTGGGCCAATTTCACCCGTCACCTCTCCCTCCACGGTGACGCTGGCACGGGTTACGCGCTGTATCAATGCAATCATGGTTGGTCTGCTTCTTGTTGTTTTTCAGCTGCTGCTGCTTTTTTAAGTTCGCGGTATACGCCGAGAGTGACAGTTATTTCGGCACCAAGCAAGACGATACACCAGGTCCAGTAGACCCAGACAAACAAAATGGGGATCACCGCCAGCACGCCGTAAATGAGCTGATAGGACGGAAACATAGTGATGTAGAGGGCAAACCCTTTCTTACCGAGCTCAAAGAGTAACGCCGCCACCAGCGCCCCCACTACCGCATCGCGGTTAGGTACGCGCGAGGTCGGGACAACGCTGTAGAGCAGCCAGAAAGAGAGCCACGACAAAATCAGCGGAAAGATGCGCAGGACGTTATCAATGGCACCGTTAAAATCGCTCGCCCAGCGCAGCGAAAGAAGGTACGAGCTGATCGCAAGGCTTGCCCCGGCCAGCAGCGGGCCAAGCGTGAGGATCATCCAGTAGACGGCAAACGAGTAAACCTTGGGCCGCGCTTTTTTACTGCGCCAGATGGTGTTGAGCGCGCTATCAATGGCGTACATCAACAGCAGCGCGGTGACGATAAGACCGCACGCCCCCACCGCCGTCATCTTGTTAGAGTTAGCAACAAACTGCTCGATATAGTTCTGAATGATGTCGCCGGTAGCGGGAATGAAATTCGCGAAAACGAAGTGGCGAAGCTGTACGCTCACTTCCGCAAACATTGGAAAAGCGGAAAAAAGCGCAAAAATCACCGCCACCAGCGGCACTAATGAAAGCAACGACACGTAGGCGAGGTTTCCCGCCAGCGTGGTCATATTGTCCTCATCAATCCGGTGCCAGAGCAGCTTCAGCCAGGCCCGCAGCGGACGCGTATGGTGTGTGGCTTTTTGATGAACGGTTTTTAGCATAGCTGCTTCGCAAAGTAGTTGGGGATCGTCTCTTTTCCGGTCACCAGAATTGACGTGATACCCAGCTGGTTAGCTCCCTCTATATTATCGGCATTGTCGTCGAAAAAGACCGTATCCGCCGCCGTAAATCCTTCTTCCTGCAGAACAGCCTGATAAATTCGCGCTTCAGGCTTACGCATGCCCATCTCCTGCGAGAGATAGATCTTATCTGCCGCCGCCTTAACCTCAGGGTATTCCTCAGGCCAGAACGTGGTGTGGAGGCGGTTGGTATTGGAGAGAACAACCACGCGGTGCCCCTGCTCGCGCAGTTTGTGCATGATGTCGATCGCTTCGGGGCGAATCGCCACAAATACCGCCTGCCAGCCGTGGGAAAACTGCTCGTAGCTTAACGAGAGCCCCATCTCCTGGCAGAAACGTTCAGCGAATGCTTCATCGCTGATTTCGCCGCGCTCGTGCTGGTGGAAGGTCTCGCCCATCGCGAAATTTTGCTTTAACGTCGCCAGCGGAACACGGCTAAAATCGCTCCATGCGCCCAGCACCCGATTAAAATCGATATCGACGATTACGTTTCCTAAGTCAAAGATATAAAGCATGTTTATCTCCTGCTCGCCGTGGAAAATTAACTGTAGCGGGAAAGAGAAGGTTTGGCTATGCGTCAGATTCAGCTTAGAGAAAGGAGCAGCCCGAACCTGAAATCCGGGCCGTAAACGGATTAACCCGCCTGCTGTTCGTCGTTTGAATTCACTTCAACGACCTCAACCTTGCTGGATTTTAGATGGTTTTGCAGCGTGGAGCCGGGGAGCTCATCAGTAAAGAGCGCCGTGGCCTGCGCCACGTTGCCAATTTCCACGGCGGCGGAAGCGGTGTACTTCGTATGATCGGCTGCCAGTAGAATATGACGCGAGTGAGCCATCATGGCTTTCACCACGCTGGCTTCATTGACGTCAAACTCCATCATCGCGCCGTCGTGCTCAATCGCGCCGACGCTGGTCACGAGATAGTCCGCCCGAAAGCCGGACACAAACGCCGTCGCCGCCGGGCCGATAATGCCGCCGTTATGCGGGCGCAGCGTGCCGCCGGGGACCATCACTTCAAAGCGCGGGTTTTTATAGAGAATGTGCGCCACCCGCAGGCTGTTGGTGATAATGCGCAGATGGTTGTGATTGAGCAGCGCCCGGGCGACATGCTCTACGGTCGTCCCGATGGTGATGAAGATGGTGGAGCCATCGGGAATGTAGTCCGCAATCGCTTCGGCAATCGCCCGCTTCTCTTCGGTGAGCGACACTTCACGCTGCTCAAACGCCGTATTCACCACGCTGGATGCCCTGCCCGCACCGCCATGATGGCGCGTAATCAGTCCCTGCTCGCTGAGCTTGCGGATATCGCGCCGCACCGTTTGCGTAGAGACATCCAGCAGCTGCGCCAGTTCATCAATGTTCATATAGCCGCGATCGGCAATCAGCGTCAGCAGCTGATCGTGACGCGGGTTGCCGGTCAGTTCGGTAAGGCTCATGGGCTGTCCTCTGAAAACCATCACGCCCCGCATTTTATACAAAAAGTGACAAAAAAGAGCGGGTTTGATCACAGTCGGGTATCCCCGCACGCCCGCCGGGCCTGGTGCACTTCAGGGCGGCGACCGCGCTGGCAAACCGCACGGCGTCGTCCACAGGGACATGCTGCCCCAGGCTGGCCGCCAGCGCGCCGTGGAAAACGTCGCCCGCGCCGGTGGTATCAATGACATCCACCTCAAAGCCGGGCTGGTGGCATAACCTGCCGTTCTCCAGCCAGAAGCAGCCGTCTCGCCCCTGGGTCACATACACATGTCCATTTGTGAGCGTTTGTGCTTTTTTCAGCGCACCTACGGTTTCATCCAGCTGCGTTAAGCGCCGCAGCCCCGGCGCGGAGAAGGCGGCGTGGTCGCTTAAGGCGATCAGTTCCGCGATGTCCTGCGGGGTGACGTCGGCGTCCAGCAGGGTCGGAACGCCCTGCCGACGGGCAAGGGTAAACGCCTGCTTTGCCCCGTCGTGCCAGCGCACGTCCGCTAATACAAGGTCCCACTGTGAGAAGTCGATTTCATGCAGCCAGTCAGCCTCAGCGGGGAGATCGGGGCTGGGGTAGTTCGCAATGACGCGCTCCCCGCTGGCGTCCACCAGCACCGCCGATTGTGACGAGCGGGCACCCTTTACTACGCGCGTGTAGCGGGTGTTCACCCCCAGGGATTCCAGCTCCGCGAGCAGCCGTCTGCCGGTATCGTCATCACCCACCCGGCCAATAAAATCCACTTCCGCCCCCAGTTTAGCCGCCGCCACCGCCGCAGTAGCCGCCGGGCCGCCGCCCACTTCCGTATAGTCTTTTGCGACATATTTCCCACCTTCCTTTGGTAAATCATCGAGATACCAGATGCGATCCAGCACGGTAATGCCGACACAAACGATGCGAGTCATGGTGATTCCTTGTGCGATTTCTGATGCTCTCATTTTAATTTCACCAAATGTTTAAAAAGTGACCCATGTCTATTTTTTGACTATAAATTACAAATACGATCAAAAACAGACAACACAAACGCGCAAAAATTGACACGATGTGACAGGAGAAAGGCATGTCAGCAATCGCATTTATCGGTTTAGGGCAGATGGGCGCGCCAATGGCGAAGAATCTGCTGAAGCAGGGACACC from Enterobacter chengduensis includes:
- a CDS encoding sugar kinase translates to MTRIVCVGITVLDRIWYLDDLPKEGGKYVAKDYTEVGGGPAATAAVAAAKLGAEVDFIGRVGDDDTGRRLLAELESLGVNTRYTRVVKGARSSQSAVLVDASGERVIANYPSPDLPAEADWLHEIDFSQWDLVLADVRWHDGAKQAFTLARRQGVPTLLDADVTPQDIAELIALSDHAAFSAPGLRRLTQLDETVGALKKAQTLTNGHVYVTQGRDGCFWLENGRLCHQPGFEVDVIDTTGAGDVFHGALAASLGQHVPVDDAVRFASAVAALKCTRPGGRAGIPDCDQTRSFLSLFV
- the dtd gene encoding D-aminoacyl-tRNA deacylase; this translates as MIALIQRVTRASVTVEGEVTGEIGPGLLVLLGVEKDDDEQKANRLCERVLGYRIFSDAEGKMNLNVQQAGGSVLVVSQFTLAADTERGMRPGFSKGAAPDRAEALYEYFVERCRQQEMNTQTGRFAADMQVSLVNDGPVTFWLQV
- a CDS encoding Ail/Lom family outer membrane beta-barrel protein, which gives rise to MNKISLAIILATSVASSVVFANEQTLSLGYAHADVQNFNSLSGVNLQYRYEFNSPLSIVGSFTYMQGDGSNQYYVVNDFVQNDADVKYYSVLAGPAYRINNYLSLYALAGVSYVKATGSTTWINSTLDYTGHDSISLNSTSFAYGAGLMVNPVENISVTIGYEGTNADLDGNYAINGFNLGIGYRF
- the fabY gene encoding fatty acid biosynthesis protein FabY encodes the protein MYHLRVPQTEEELEAYYQFRWEMLRKPLHQPKGSERDAWDAMAHHQMVMDEEGNLVAVGRLYINADNEASIRFMAVHPSVQDKGLGTLMAMTLESVARQEGVKRVTCSAREDAVEFFAKLGFVNQGEITAPQTTPIRHFLMIKPIATLDDILHRADWCGQLQQAWYQHIPLSEKMGVRIQQYTGQKFITTMPETGNQNPHHTLFAGSLFSLATLTGWGLIWLMLRERHLGGTIILADAHIRYSAPISGKPSAVADLGALGGDLDRLARGRKARVQMQVELFGDETPGAVFEGTYIVLPAKPFGAYEEGGNEEE
- a CDS encoding virulence factor BrkB family protein, giving the protein MLKTVHQKATHHTRPLRAWLKLLWHRIDEDNMTTLAGNLAYVSLLSLVPLVAVIFALFSAFPMFAEVSVQLRHFVFANFIPATGDIIQNYIEQFVANSNKMTAVGACGLIVTALLLMYAIDSALNTIWRSKKARPKVYSFAVYWMILTLGPLLAGASLAISSYLLSLRWASDFNGAIDNVLRIFPLILSWLSFWLLYSVVPTSRVPNRDAVVGALVAALLFELGKKGFALYITMFPSYQLIYGVLAVIPILFVWVYWTWCIVLLGAEITVTLGVYRELKKAAAAEKQQEADQP
- a CDS encoding DeoR/GlpR family DNA-binding transcription regulator, which produces MSLTELTGNPRHDQLLTLIADRGYMNIDELAQLLDVSTQTVRRDIRKLSEQGLITRHHGGAGRASSVVNTAFEQREVSLTEEKRAIAEAIADYIPDGSTIFITIGTTVEHVARALLNHNHLRIITNSLRVAHILYKNPRFEVMVPGGTLRPHNGGIIGPAATAFVSGFRADYLVTSVGAIEHDGAMMEFDVNEASVVKAMMAHSRHILLAADHTKYTASAAVEIGNVAQATALFTDELPGSTLQNHLKSSKVEVVEVNSNDEQQAG
- the yihX gene encoding glucose-1-phosphatase, producing MLYIFDLGNVIVDIDFNRVLGAWSDFSRVPLATLKQNFAMGETFHQHERGEISDEAFAERFCQEMGLSLSYEQFSHGWQAVFVAIRPEAIDIMHKLREQGHRVVVLSNTNRLHTTFWPEEYPEVKAAADKIYLSQEMGMRKPEARIYQAVLQEEGFTAADTVFFDDNADNIEGANQLGITSILVTGKETIPNYFAKQLC